The genome window CAGTTTTTTCGACAATGTGGAAGAGAGCACGGGAATCCGTCTGCCTGATCTGCCGGTCGGCGTCAACACCTACCAGAGCTCTTTTggagccagcccagccatgGCTGGGCCAGAGAACCTTTGCGACAAGGCGAGCGGAGCGGCCGTCCCGCATGGTGCTCTCCGACAGAGTCGCCCGTGGCCCCTCATCACCGCCTGGGAAAGGTGGTGATGCCCCCAAAAAACCTCGAAACAAACCAGACGGCCCTTGGGCCGGCATGAACCGAACAGTAGCCAACATCGACCGCACTCGATCCCCTGCGAAGTTTGCCTCAACTCGTGGCCGCGACGATGGGAACGGCAAGGATGACAGGAGGGGCGGCAAGGAGCGAGATTTCAAGGCGTTGAAGATGCAGCGCGCCCTATCTACCGTACCCTATTCTCTACGACAGGCCGTCAAAGCACGACTTACCGAGATCGAATCGTTTGACCAGTTTGACCTCAGGCAAGATGTGAAGGATGCCGTCACAAACGAGGTTTTGAAGGGCATGACGGATATCAAGCCAACACCAGTGCAAAAGCTGGCCATCTCAGCCATGTTGGGGAACCCACTGAAAGAGCTCAGAATAAGGAGGAGGTCCAAGGATGCTTTACAGAGGGAGGAGTTCTTGTTGGCCGCCGAGACCGGTTCTGGCAAAACGCTGGCGTATCTTTTACCAACAATTCACCACCTTCGGAAAcaggaggccgaggatgagaaCGTCACCAGGTACAACGAACGTCTCCAAGTAGAAAGAGAACATCGCAACGGTGCGCCGGTATCCGAGTGGATCGAGAAGTTTGAACCGCATCCTAATACTGCTCGCCCCCGCGCCATCGTACTGGTGCCGACAGCCGAGCTGGTTGAGCAAGTCTACAAGGTTGCGAAGTCCATCTCCCACGTGGCCAAGTTCAAGGTCCGCCCTCTTTCGGCCAACTACAATCCCGCCAAGATCCAACGCAACTTGTACAGCCATGGCGGGATCGATATGATCATCTCTACTCCTCACATTCTCGCCAAGATCGCGGAAAGGGACCCCAACATCCTTTCTCGGGTTCACCACCTCGTCATTGACGAGGCTGACTCTCTGTTTGATCGGTCTTTCTCCCCCGAGACCGGAAAGATTGTGGATCGCTCGCTGCCTTCGCTCAAGCAAATGGTTCTCTGCTCGGCCACCATCCCTCGTCGCCTCGACAACTACTTGGATGCCCATTTCCCCAACATCCAACGCATTGTCACTCCTAACCTCCATGCTATCCCCCGTCGAGTCCAACTCGGTGTGATTGATGTGTCCAAAGACCCATATAGAAACAACAAGCTTCTCGCCTGCGCCGATGCCATCTGGTCCATCGGCAAGGACGCCGCTTCTCACGACGGCCCTGGTGGTCCAGGTGAAATCGACGTCAAGCGCATCATGGTCTTTGTCAACGAGCGTGACAGCACACAAGAGGTCACGGACTACCTCATCAGCAAGGGTATCGATGCGGTAGCGCTGCACAGAGACACGTCTGACCAGCGCCAGGCGGAGGCCCTCGCCACATTCACCAGCAACGAGCCCCTCAGGATTACCAAGGAGGAATCAGAGAAGAGGGCTCAGCTTGTCAAGAGCAGGAGACATTTGCCCAACACCAAGGTGATTGTCGCCACGGATCTGGCGTCGAGAGGTATCGACACCCTGGCGGTGAGGCATGTGGTGCTGTATGATGTGCCGCACACCACGATCGATTTCATCCATCGCTTGGGCAGAGCGGGCCgaatggggaggagaggaaggggtaTCGTGCTGGTGGGGAAGAATGACAGGAGAGATGTAGTggcggaggtgaaggagagcATGTATATGGGACAGGCCCTGATTTAGAAGGGTGTTTGCATGATGGGGACGTCGGAATGTACTTTGAAGTGTATTATAGAGATACCTGCTGCATTAGATGGCGCTTTTATTTTGAGCATATCTTTCGGTCCTCTTTTGAACCAACGGTGCTGTCCAGCCAGCAAAACCCGAACGGTATccaactttttttctttttcttcatcaATCTCGTATACGGTCGTGATCGTAAATCATACCAAGTCGTGATTTTTCGTCCATCATGAGCaaccacttcctcctcctaaaACTTCCCGACCTCCCACGTCCTAACCTTGCTCAgcgtcctcttcctcatggCCGTCATGATCTGCTGCTCCATTGCCTCGATCCCCTTCTCGATGTCTGCGTCTTCGGCTTCGTACTTTTTGTCTCGGCGCTTGTCCCATATCCTCCAGATCAGGACAATCAGCAGTGTCAATGGAA of Podospora pseudopauciseta strain CBS 411.78 chromosome 7 map unlocalized CBS411.78m_7, whole genome shotgun sequence contains these proteins:
- the MRH4 gene encoding RNA helicase (COG:A; EggNog:ENOG503NY0Q), whose translation is MWKRARESVCLICRSASTPTRALLEPAQPWLGQRTFATRRAERPSRMVLSDRVARGPSSPPGKGGDAPKKPRNKPDGPWAGMNRTVANIDRTRSPAKFASTRGRDDGNGKDDRRGGKERDFKALKMQRALSTVPYSLRQAVKARLTEIESFDQFDLRQDVKDAVTNEVLKGMTDIKPTPVQKLAISAMLGNPLKELRIRRRSKDALQREEFLLAAETGSGKTLAYLLPTIHHLRKQEAEDENVTRYNERLQVEREHRNGAPVSEWIEKFEPHPNTARPRAIVLVPTAELVEQVYKVAKSISHVAKFKVRPLSANYNPAKIQRNLYSHGGIDMIISTPHILAKIAERDPNILSRVHHLVIDEADSLFDRSFSPETGKIVDRSLPSLKQMVLCSATIPRRLDNYLDAHFPNIQRIVTPNLHAIPRRVQLGVIDVSKDPYRNNKLLACADAIWSIGKDAASHDGPGGPGEIDVKRIMVFVNERDSTQEVTDYLISKGIDAVALHRDTSDQRQAEALATFTSNEPLRITKEESEKRAQLVKSRRHLPNTKVIVATDLASRGIDTLAVRHVVLYDVPHTTIDFIHRLGRAGRMGRRGRGIVLVGKNDRRDVVAEVKESMYMGQALI